Proteins encoded by one window of Ramlibacter tataouinensis:
- a CDS encoding TRAP transporter large permease, with product MTDWVFGAWLMLGGSTLLLFIGIPVALTFIAINIVGAWLYMGGEAGLAQLARSSVSSVTAFSLTPIPLFVLMGEVLFHTGLALQVIEGIERLIRRLPGRLAVVAVVAGTVFSAISGSTIATTAMLGSLLLPVMLAKGYHPTLATGPIMAIGAVDMLIPPSALTVLLGSLSGISISKLLVGGVLPGALLSVAFVLWIVLRVRITPALAPAAEEQPAYSGWEKWKPFFAYVLPTLSIFGVVVGALAAGWATPTECAALGAFATLLLAAAYRVLTLKALVKALKGTANISGMILFIILGATTFAQILSFSGASNGLVQLITGQGWSTAAIVAGMMAMLIFLGIFVDQVSMMMITLPIFMPIVQRLGIDPVWFGIMFLICMQLGLLLPPHGLLLMTMRGVAPPAVTMAHIFRAVVPYLAMSLLLLAAVFFWPAIATWLPGIIG from the coding sequence ATGACCGACTGGGTCTTCGGCGCCTGGCTGATGCTGGGCGGCTCCACGCTGCTGCTGTTCATCGGCATCCCGGTCGCACTGACCTTCATCGCCATCAACATCGTCGGCGCCTGGCTGTACATGGGCGGCGAGGCGGGGCTGGCGCAGCTCGCGCGCAGCAGCGTCAGCTCGGTGACGGCGTTCTCGCTGACGCCGATCCCGCTGTTCGTCCTGATGGGCGAGGTGCTGTTCCACACCGGTCTGGCGCTGCAGGTGATCGAGGGCATCGAGCGGCTGATCCGGCGCCTGCCGGGCCGGCTGGCGGTGGTGGCGGTGGTGGCGGGCACCGTGTTCTCCGCGATCTCCGGCTCCACCATCGCCACCACGGCCATGCTCGGATCGCTGCTGCTGCCGGTGATGCTGGCCAAGGGCTACCACCCGACGCTGGCCACCGGCCCGATCATGGCCATCGGCGCGGTCGACATGCTGATCCCGCCGTCGGCGCTGACGGTGCTGCTCGGCTCGCTGTCGGGCATCTCCATCTCCAAGCTGCTGGTGGGCGGCGTGCTGCCCGGCGCGCTGCTGTCCGTCGCCTTCGTGCTGTGGATCGTGCTGCGGGTGAGGATCACGCCGGCGCTGGCGCCCGCGGCGGAGGAGCAGCCGGCCTACAGCGGCTGGGAGAAGTGGAAGCCGTTCTTCGCCTACGTGCTGCCGACGCTGTCGATCTTCGGCGTGGTGGTGGGCGCGCTGGCGGCGGGCTGGGCCACCCCGACCGAGTGCGCGGCGCTGGGCGCCTTCGCCACGCTGCTGCTAGCGGCGGCCTACCGGGTGCTGACCCTCAAGGCGCTGGTCAAGGCGCTCAAGGGCACCGCCAACATCTCCGGGATGATCCTGTTCATCATCCTGGGCGCCACCACCTTCGCCCAGATCCTGTCGTTCTCCGGGGCCAGCAACGGGCTGGTGCAGCTGATCACCGGGCAGGGCTGGTCGACCGCGGCCATCGTGGCCGGCATGATGGCGATGCTGATCTTCCTGGGCATCTTCGTCGACCAGGTCAGCATGATGATGATCACGCTGCCGATCTTCATGCCGATCGTGCAGCGCCTGGGCATCGATCCGGTGTGGTTCGGCATCATGTTCCTGATCTGCATGCAGCTCGGGCTGCTGCTGCCGCCGCACGGGCTGCTGCTGATGACCATGCGCGGCGTGGCCCCGCCGGCGGTGACCATGGCGCACATCTTCCGAGCCGTGGTGCCCTACCTGGCGATGAGCCTGCTGCTGCTGGCGGCGGTGTTCTTCTGGCCGGCGATCGCCACCTGGCTGCCGGGGATCATCGGGTAG
- a CDS encoding TRAP transporter small permease, whose product MRAYLARAWQGLLAGLALAGCAVMFAMMLVIVADVALRNIPLPGLPRGLAWSNEVSELMLFLTTMLVAPWLLRQGQHIRVDIVLQALPSRLAWQLEWVGDTIGLAACLFMAWYGTRAAWASWSDGALMIKTLVTPEWWWLAPLPLTFVLLSIEMVLRMRRLAAGARAPRQDAVSAA is encoded by the coding sequence GTGAGGGCGTATCTCGCACGCGCGTGGCAGGGCTTGCTGGCCGGCCTGGCGCTGGCCGGCTGCGCCGTCATGTTCGCCATGATGCTGGTCATCGTGGCCGACGTGGCGCTGCGCAACATCCCGCTGCCGGGCCTGCCGCGCGGGCTGGCCTGGAGCAACGAGGTCTCGGAGCTGATGCTGTTCCTGACCACCATGCTGGTGGCGCCCTGGCTGCTGCGCCAGGGCCAGCACATCCGGGTCGACATCGTGCTGCAGGCACTGCCGTCCCGGCTGGCCTGGCAACTCGAATGGGTGGGCGACACCATCGGGCTGGCAGCCTGCCTGTTCATGGCCTGGTACGGCACCCGCGCCGCCTGGGCGAGCTGGAGCGACGGCGCGCTGATGATCAAGACGCTGGTCACGCCCGAGTGGTGGTGGCTGGCGCCGCTTCCCTTGACCTTCGTGCTGCTGTCGATCGAGATGGTGCTGCGCATGCGGCGCCTGGCCGCCGGCGCACGCGCGCCGCGGCAGGATGCGGTGAGCGCCGCATGA
- the dctP gene encoding TRAP transporter substrate-binding protein DctP, whose product MKRRIVCKAAALLLATGFAAGAAAQEATLRLVSAFAENGIYVQRLQPWIQKFNAEGKGVLQINFIGGPKAIPTFEVGNAVKTGVVDMALSTGAFYTNVMPEADFLKLTQVPIAEQRKNGAFDAINKVWNDKANMQYLARMVENQPFHLYTNKKIDKPDLTGLKIRITPVYREFFQALNANVVTTAPGEVYTALERGVVDGYGWPIGGIFDLNWQEKTKYRVDPGFYDAEVSLIMNLPAYRKLSQPQRDYLQKQLLALEAQNTFWAQYTAEETARQQKAGIQALKFDAATAKAFVDKAYEVGWSNAQKQSPEIAARFKPLFAPK is encoded by the coding sequence ATGAAGCGAAGGATCGTATGCAAGGCCGCAGCGCTGCTGCTGGCCACGGGGTTCGCGGCCGGCGCCGCCGCCCAGGAGGCCACGCTGCGGCTGGTTAGCGCCTTTGCCGAGAACGGCATCTACGTGCAGCGCCTGCAGCCGTGGATCCAGAAGTTCAACGCCGAGGGCAAGGGCGTGCTGCAGATCAACTTCATCGGCGGCCCCAAGGCGATCCCGACCTTCGAGGTGGGCAACGCCGTCAAGACCGGGGTGGTCGACATGGCCCTGTCCACCGGCGCGTTCTACACCAACGTCATGCCGGAGGCCGACTTCCTCAAGCTGACCCAGGTCCCGATCGCCGAGCAGCGCAAGAACGGCGCGTTCGACGCGATCAACAAGGTCTGGAACGACAAGGCCAACATGCAGTACCTGGCGCGGATGGTGGAGAACCAGCCGTTCCACCTGTACACCAACAAGAAGATCGACAAGCCCGACCTCACCGGCCTGAAGATCCGCATCACGCCGGTGTACCGCGAGTTCTTCCAGGCGCTCAATGCCAACGTGGTCACCACCGCGCCGGGCGAGGTCTACACCGCGCTGGAGCGCGGCGTGGTCGACGGCTACGGCTGGCCGATCGGCGGCATCTTCGACCTGAACTGGCAGGAGAAGACCAAGTACCGCGTCGATCCCGGCTTCTACGACGCCGAGGTCTCGCTGATCATGAACCTGCCGGCCTACCGGAAGCTGTCGCAACCGCAGCGCGACTACCTGCAAAAGCAGTTGCTGGCGCTGGAGGCGCAGAACACCTTCTGGGCCCAGTACACCGCCGAGGAGACCGCGCGCCAGCAGAAGGCCGGCATCCAGGCCCTCAAGTTCGACGCCGCCACGGCCAAGGCCTTCGTCGACAAGGCCTACGAGGTCGGCTGGTCCAACGCCCAGAAGCAGAGCCCCGAGATCGCCGCGCGCTTCAAGCCGCTGTTCGCGCCCAAGTGA
- a CDS encoding indolepyruvate oxidoreductase subunit beta family protein has protein sequence MTQPRAITVALLAMGGEGGGVLSDWLVDLGEANGFLAQATSVPGVAQRTGATIYYIELFPAAQVPPGAQPVLALAPVPGELDVVIASELMEAGRALQRGLVTPERTTFVVSTHRVYSMTERTAMGDGRVDGDKLLEGARAAAARLVASDFAVLAEQAGGPIAPVLFGALAASGALPFTREQFEQAIRRGGVGVQASLKAFAAGFDAAQAGPAPASGPGDAAPLGPRLAALGERIAREFPPAAHATLRHGVLRLADYQDLAYAGDYLDRLLPLREAGEVLVEAARHLALWMSYEDAIRVADLKTRRTRFERVATEVRLAPDQLLAINEYMHPRVEEMADILPAGLGRWLLRSGPARRLVGRFTREGKVVRTSSLGGFLQLYAIASLRSLRRRSLRFGAEQERIAAWLAQVQRLTASHPALALEVVRAQRLVKGYGDTHARGWRSFQRLMAELPRLQAQADGGQRLSQLAGAALADDSGQALERMLASA, from the coding sequence ATGACGCAGCCACGCGCCATCACCGTCGCGCTGCTCGCCATGGGCGGCGAGGGCGGCGGCGTGCTGTCCGACTGGCTGGTGGACCTGGGCGAGGCCAACGGCTTCCTGGCGCAGGCCACCTCGGTGCCGGGCGTCGCCCAGCGCACCGGCGCGACGATCTACTACATCGAGCTGTTCCCGGCCGCGCAGGTCCCGCCGGGCGCGCAGCCGGTGCTGGCGCTGGCGCCGGTGCCGGGCGAGCTGGACGTGGTGATCGCCTCCGAGCTGATGGAAGCCGGCCGCGCGCTGCAGCGCGGGCTGGTCACGCCCGAGCGCACCACCTTCGTCGTCTCCACCCACCGTGTCTATTCGATGACCGAGCGCACCGCCATGGGCGACGGCCGGGTCGACGGCGACAAGCTGCTGGAAGGCGCGCGCGCCGCGGCGGCCCGCCTGGTCGCATCCGATTTCGCCGTGCTGGCTGAGCAGGCGGGCGGGCCGATCGCGCCGGTGCTGTTCGGGGCGCTGGCGGCGTCCGGCGCGCTGCCGTTCACGCGCGAGCAGTTCGAGCAAGCGATCCGCCGCGGCGGCGTCGGCGTGCAGGCCAGCCTGAAGGCGTTCGCGGCCGGGTTCGATGCGGCGCAGGCCGGGCCGGCGCCGGCAAGCGGGCCTGGCGACGCGGCGCCGCTGGGCCCCCGTTTGGCGGCACTGGGCGAGCGCATCGCGCGCGAGTTCCCGCCCGCTGCCCACGCCACGCTGCGCCACGGCGTGCTGCGGCTGGCCGACTACCAGGACCTCGCCTATGCCGGCGACTACCTGGACCGCCTGCTGCCGCTGCGCGAGGCGGGCGAGGTGCTGGTCGAGGCCGCGCGGCACCTGGCGCTCTGGATGAGCTACGAGGACGCGATCCGCGTCGCCGACCTCAAGACCCGCCGCACGCGCTTCGAGCGGGTGGCGACCGAGGTGCGGCTCGCGCCCGACCAGCTGCTGGCCATCAACGAATACATGCATCCGCGCGTGGAGGAGATGGCCGACATCCTGCCCGCGGGCCTGGGCCGCTGGCTGCTGCGCAGCGGGCCGGCCCGCCGCCTCGTCGGCCGCTTCACGCGCGAGGGCAAGGTGGTGCGCACCAGCTCGCTCGGCGGTTTCCTGCAGCTGTATGCGATCGCTTCGCTGCGCAGCCTGCGCCGCCGCTCGTTGCGCTTCGGCGCCGAGCAGGAACGCATCGCCGCCTGGCTGGCGCAGGTGCAGCGGCTGACCGCATCCCACCCGGCCCTGGCCCTGGAAGTCGTGCGCGCCCAGCGCCTGGTGAAGGGCTACGGCGACACCCACGCGCGCGGCTGGCGCAGCTTCCAGCGCCTGATGGCGGAGCTGCCGCGGCTGCAGGCGCAGGCCGATGGCGGGCAGCGGCTGTCGCAGCTGGCCGGCGCCGCGCTGGCCGACGACAGCGGCCAGGCGCTGGAGCGCATGCTCGCGTCTGCCTGA
- a CDS encoding indolepyruvate ferredoxin oxidoreductase subunit alpha codes for MAERSFAAEVEKLRLGAGQEFRGEGILAVTKALLQSGVSYVAGYQGAPISHLMDVLTDANDILRELGIRFEHSASEATAAATLAASVNYPLRGAVTFKSTVGTNVASDAIANLASGGVTGGALIIVGEDYGEGSSIMQERSHAFAMKSQVWLLDPRPNLPSIVQAVEQGFELSEASRTPVMLQLRIRACHVHGRFDCKDNRRAGFTLKDALEQPRRDTGRIALPPATYAHELEKVEQRWPAAVRFIQERGLNEFFAEGEQDFGIVLQGGMYNGVLRALELLGLADAFGRSRVPLYVLNVTYPLVDAEFTRFCAGKRAILLVEEGQPDFIEQAVHAMLRRADVQTKVHGKDFLPLAGEYTGGVLAKGIAGFVQRYAPALLEGRALPLAARPAPAPERMAGNPRAIAIRDATAEVHGRPPSFCTGCPERPIFTAIKLVERELGTHHVSCDIGCHLFSILPPFNIGATTMGYGLGWAGASAFNTPETGKRALAIMGDGGFWHNGLTSGVGNAVFNKTDNVLVVIDNGYSAATGGQDLLSSKAANPIRATNHPIEKAVRGVGVEWVRTIDHTYSLSKMRDALREALTTPAKGPKVIVASSECMLNKQRRVKPLARKAIAEGKRVVRERFGVDPDTCTGDHSCIRLSGCPSLTIRENPDPLRRDPVATVIDSCVGCGLCGEAAHAAVLCPSFYRAEIVNNPTRWDRFRQRLSAAVIGWLQGRIERRLAGLAA; via the coding sequence ATGGCCGAACGTTCCTTTGCCGCCGAAGTCGAGAAGCTGCGCCTGGGCGCCGGCCAGGAGTTCCGTGGCGAGGGCATCCTGGCGGTCACCAAGGCGCTGCTGCAGTCCGGCGTGTCCTACGTGGCCGGCTACCAGGGCGCGCCGATCTCGCACCTGATGGACGTGCTCACGGATGCCAACGACATCCTGCGCGAGCTGGGCATCCGCTTCGAGCACAGCGCGTCCGAAGCGACGGCGGCGGCCACCCTGGCCGCGTCGGTCAACTACCCGCTGCGCGGCGCCGTCACCTTCAAGTCCACCGTCGGCACCAACGTCGCCTCCGACGCCATCGCCAACCTGGCCTCGGGCGGCGTCACCGGCGGCGCGCTGATCATCGTCGGCGAGGACTACGGCGAGGGCTCCAGCATCATGCAGGAGCGCTCGCATGCCTTCGCCATGAAGTCGCAGGTCTGGCTGCTCGACCCGCGGCCCAACCTGCCGTCCATCGTGCAGGCGGTGGAGCAGGGCTTCGAGCTGTCGGAGGCCAGCCGCACGCCGGTGATGCTGCAGCTGCGCATCCGCGCCTGCCACGTGCACGGCCGCTTCGACTGCAAGGACAACCGCCGCGCCGGCTTCACGCTCAAGGACGCGCTCGAGCAGCCGCGCCGCGACACCGGCCGCATCGCGCTGCCGCCCGCCACCTACGCGCACGAGCTGGAGAAGGTGGAGCAGCGCTGGCCGGCGGCCGTGCGCTTCATCCAGGAGCGCGGGCTGAACGAGTTCTTCGCCGAGGGCGAGCAGGACTTCGGCATCGTGCTGCAGGGCGGGATGTACAACGGCGTGCTGCGGGCGCTGGAGCTGCTCGGCCTGGCCGACGCCTTCGGCCGCTCGCGCGTGCCGCTGTACGTGCTGAACGTCACCTACCCGCTGGTCGACGCCGAGTTCACCCGCTTCTGTGCCGGCAAGCGCGCCATCCTGCTGGTGGAGGAAGGCCAGCCCGACTTCATCGAGCAGGCGGTGCACGCGATGTTGCGCCGCGCCGACGTGCAGACGAAGGTGCACGGCAAGGACTTCCTGCCGCTGGCCGGCGAGTACACCGGCGGGGTGCTGGCCAAGGGCATTGCCGGCTTCGTGCAGCGCTACGCACCGGCGCTGCTGGAAGGCCGCGCGCTGCCCCTGGCGGCGCGGCCGGCGCCGGCGCCGGAGCGCATGGCCGGCAACCCGAGGGCGATCGCCATCCGCGACGCCACCGCCGAGGTGCATGGGCGGCCGCCCTCGTTCTGCACCGGCTGCCCGGAGCGGCCGATCTTCACCGCCATCAAGCTGGTCGAGCGCGAGCTGGGCACGCACCACGTCAGCTGCGACATCGGCTGCCACCTGTTCTCCATCCTGCCGCCGTTCAACATCGGCGCCACCACCATGGGCTACGGCCTGGGCTGGGCCGGCGCCTCGGCGTTCAACACGCCCGAGACCGGCAAGCGCGCGCTGGCCATCATGGGCGACGGCGGCTTCTGGCACAACGGCCTGACCAGCGGCGTCGGCAACGCGGTGTTCAACAAGACCGACAACGTGCTGGTGGTGATCGACAACGGCTACTCGGCCGCGACCGGCGGGCAGGATTTGCTGTCGTCGAAGGCGGCCAATCCGATCCGCGCCACCAACCACCCGATCGAGAAGGCGGTGCGCGGCGTCGGCGTCGAGTGGGTGCGCACCATCGACCACACCTACAGCCTGTCGAAGATGCGCGATGCGCTGCGCGAGGCGCTGACCACGCCGGCCAAGGGTCCCAAGGTGATCGTGGCGTCCAGCGAATGCATGCTGAACAAGCAGCGCCGCGTCAAGCCGCTGGCGCGCAAGGCCATCGCAGAGGGCAAGCGGGTGGTGCGCGAGCGCTTCGGCGTCGATCCGGACACCTGCACCGGCGACCACTCCTGCATCCGGCTGTCGGGCTGCCCGTCGCTGACCATCCGCGAGAACCCCGACCCGCTGCGGCGCGACCCGGTGGCCACGGTGATCGACAGCTGCGTCGGCTGCGGCCTGTGCGGCGAGGCGGCGCACGCGGCTGTGCTGTGCCCTTCGTTCTACCGCGCCGAGATCGTCAACAACCCGACGCGCTGGGACCGGTTCCGGCAGCGGCTGTCGGCGGCGGTGATCGGCTGGCTCCAGGGCCGCATCGAGCGCCGGCTGGCAGGTTTGGCGGCATGA
- a CDS encoding LysR family transcriptional regulator: MNFRQLDLNLLRVLAAIHRTGSVTAAGRSLSLSQSATSNALARLRQFFGDDLFVRSPTGLHRTRLCEQVAPAVVAHLLSLEAVVTGLEAFDPLHSRATWRLSLSDLGEMLFLPRLTAALRQQAPGTRVANISVAAPAVATALEAREIDCAVGILQPRHRGVHAEPLFREQYVAITAPGWKPPSGRKVAALTQAQLAGSSLAVASPTATFHSSVDEMLLRLKLADRIVLRARHFGALPELVTGSDLLAIVPAMYAASLANVRTWQLPFAPHYEVRLVWHASTARDPAQQWLRGLLQQLFERPLRP; the protein is encoded by the coding sequence ATGAACTTCCGCCAGCTCGACCTCAACCTGCTGCGCGTGCTGGCCGCCATCCACCGCACCGGCTCGGTCACCGCCGCCGGCCGCTCCTTGTCGCTGTCGCAGTCGGCCACCAGCAATGCGCTGGCGCGGCTGCGCCAGTTCTTCGGCGACGACCTGTTCGTGCGGTCGCCCACCGGCCTGCACCGCACCCGCCTGTGCGAGCAGGTCGCGCCGGCGGTGGTGGCGCACCTGCTGTCGCTGGAGGCGGTGGTCACCGGGCTCGAGGCGTTCGATCCGCTGCACAGCCGCGCCACCTGGCGGCTGTCGCTGTCCGACCTGGGCGAGATGCTGTTCCTGCCGCGGCTGACGGCGGCGCTGCGCCAGCAGGCGCCGGGCACGCGGGTCGCCAACATCTCGGTGGCCGCACCCGCGGTGGCCACGGCGCTGGAGGCACGCGAGATCGACTGCGCCGTCGGCATCCTGCAGCCGCGCCACCGCGGCGTGCATGCCGAGCCCCTGTTCCGCGAGCAGTACGTGGCGATCACGGCGCCCGGCTGGAAGCCCCCGAGCGGGCGCAAGGTCGCCGCGCTCACCCAGGCCCAGCTGGCCGGCTCGTCGCTGGCGGTGGCCTCGCCGACCGCCACCTTCCACAGCAGCGTCGACGAGATGCTGTTGCGGCTGAAGCTGGCCGACCGGATCGTGCTGCGGGCGCGCCATTTCGGCGCGCTGCCCGAGCTGGTCACCGGCTCCGACCTGCTGGCCATCGTGCCGGCCATGTACGCGGCCAGCCTGGCCAACGTGCGCACCTGGCAGTTGCCGTTCGCCCCGCACTACGAAGTGCGGCTGGTCTGGCATGCCAGCACCGCGCGCGATCCGGCCCAGCAGTGGCTGCGCGGGCTGCTGCAGCAGCTGTTCGAGCGCCCGCTGCGCCCCTGA
- a CDS encoding RNA methyltransferase, with the protein MTSITRLRERLRAAGAGPMHERRVLRLWSHALPQDSGPRDIGSFLPKSLIEALPAIATEFASLATLVSRHPAEDGSERLLVRLADGQSCESVLLPRGGLCVSTQVGCAVGCRFCMTGRDGLLRQIGSAEIVAQVALARSLRPVRKVVFMGMGEPAHNLANVMDAIEFLGTIGNIGHKELVFSTVGDERVFERLPQGPVRPALALSLHTTRADLRAELLPRAPRIAPAELVEAGDRYARASGYPLQVQWTLLDGINDTDAEVEGIVGLLKGRFAVLNMIPYNSVPELPFRRPPWEKAAELARRLHRRGVLTKLRRSAGQDVEGGCGQLRARAVREVAVPWGGPPVQAAAASS; encoded by the coding sequence ATGACCTCCATCACCCGATTGCGTGAGCGCCTGCGCGCCGCCGGCGCCGGCCCGATGCACGAGCGGCGGGTGTTGCGCCTGTGGTCGCACGCGTTGCCGCAGGACAGCGGCCCGCGCGACATCGGAAGCTTCCTGCCGAAGTCGCTGATCGAGGCGCTGCCCGCGATCGCGACCGAGTTCGCGTCGCTGGCGACCCTGGTCTCCCGCCATCCCGCCGAGGACGGCTCCGAGCGCCTGCTGGTGCGCCTGGCCGATGGCCAGAGCTGCGAGAGCGTGCTGCTGCCGCGCGGCGGCCTGTGCGTGTCGACCCAGGTCGGCTGCGCGGTCGGCTGCCGCTTCTGCATGACCGGCCGCGACGGGTTGCTGCGCCAGATCGGCAGCGCCGAGATCGTCGCCCAGGTGGCGCTGGCGCGATCGCTGCGGCCGGTGCGCAAGGTGGTGTTCATGGGCATGGGCGAGCCGGCCCACAACCTGGCCAACGTGATGGACGCCATCGAGTTCCTCGGCACGATCGGCAACATCGGCCACAAGGAGCTGGTGTTTTCCACCGTCGGCGACGAGCGCGTGTTCGAGCGGCTGCCGCAAGGCCCGGTGCGGCCGGCGCTGGCGCTGTCGCTGCACACCACCCGCGCCGACCTGCGCGCCGAGCTGCTGCCGCGCGCCCCGCGCATCGCGCCGGCCGAGCTGGTCGAAGCCGGCGACCGCTACGCGCGCGCCTCCGGCTATCCGCTGCAGGTGCAGTGGACGCTGCTGGACGGCATCAACGACACCGACGCGGAAGTCGAGGGCATCGTGGGCCTGCTCAAGGGGCGCTTCGCGGTGCTGAACATGATTCCGTACAACAGCGTGCCCGAGCTGCCGTTCCGCCGGCCGCCCTGGGAGAAGGCCGCCGAGCTGGCGCGCCGCCTGCACCGCCGCGGCGTGCTCACCAAGCTGCGCCGCTCGGCCGGGCAGGACGTGGAGGGCGGCTGCGGACAGTTGCGGGCCCGGGCGGTGCGGGAGGTGGCGGTGCCGTGGGGCGGTCCGCCGGTGCAGGCAGCCGCAGCCTCGAGCTAG
- a CDS encoding PAS domain S-box protein, whose product MSSTDPSTGADAGPDPAATAAVPEDTGSGAGAVRAEPPDVTDLLLDAICVVDPNGRFLAIRGACEAIFGYGPHEMIGKPMIDFVYEGDRLRTLQAVTRIMDGYLQRHFENRYVRKDGRLVHIMWSARWVPQDGVRIAVARDITGRRDSADRAETLEAEDAAPRWKLCGSPPRLIPPGLSALPLSAQDHVVLLALGMGGGSVVSRRAIVEALGEDYLQYDQRRLDTQMRRLRRRVEQACGLKLPVTTVRGVGYRFFQPIEISA is encoded by the coding sequence ATGAGTTCGACGGATCCGTCTACGGGTGCGGATGCAGGTCCAGATCCCGCGGCGACGGCAGCCGTACCCGAGGACACCGGTTCGGGCGCCGGCGCCGTCCGGGCCGAGCCCCCCGACGTGACGGACTTGCTGCTGGACGCGATCTGCGTGGTCGATCCCAACGGACGCTTCCTCGCCATCCGCGGTGCCTGCGAGGCCATCTTCGGCTACGGGCCGCACGAGATGATCGGCAAGCCGATGATCGACTTCGTCTACGAAGGGGACCGGCTGCGGACCCTGCAGGCCGTCACTCGCATCATGGACGGCTACCTCCAGCGCCACTTCGAGAACCGCTATGTGCGCAAGGACGGACGCCTCGTGCACATCATGTGGTCCGCGCGCTGGGTTCCGCAGGACGGCGTCCGGATTGCGGTGGCCCGCGACATCACAGGACGCAGGGACTCCGCGGACAGGGCCGAAACGCTGGAGGCCGAGGACGCCGCACCCCGGTGGAAGCTGTGCGGCTCGCCGCCCCGGCTCATCCCACCCGGCCTGTCCGCGCTGCCGTTGTCCGCCCAGGACCATGTCGTGCTGCTGGCTCTCGGCATGGGGGGCGGCTCCGTGGTGAGCCGGCGGGCCATCGTCGAGGCGCTAGGGGAGGACTACCTGCAGTACGACCAGCGTCGGCTGGATACCCAGATGCGACGGCTTCGCCGCAGGGTGGAGCAGGCCTGTGGCCTGAAGTTGCCCGTGACCACGGTGCGCGGTGTCGGCTACCGGTTCTTCCAGCCCATCGAGATTTCGGCGTAG